The genome window ACAGATTTGCTATTGCTCGTCGTCGTTTTCTTCGCCGGGCAGGACATCCTTGAACATCTCGTGGATGTCGTCGCGGATTTCCTCCTGGTCGCGGCCGACCGCATAGGCCAGTTCCATGGTCACCAGGCCCATTGCCTGCTCCAGCAGACGGCGCTCGCCAAAGGAAAGTTCCTTGTCCTTGCCGATGAGAAAGAGTTCCTTGAGCACGTAAGCCACGTCCGAGAGATCGCCGCTCTTGAGTTTCTCCGAATATTCACGGTAGCGCCGGTTCCAGTTCTGGCCGGTGTAGCCGGTGAAGTCGGAACGGTCCTTGAGGGATTCGAAGATGGCCTGACCGGTGCGCAGGCTGGAAACGGAGCGCAGGCCCACGTTCTTGGCGTTGGCTACCGGAACCATGAGCGTGACGTTGTTGCTCAGGATTCGGACGATGTAGAATTCCGCAGTGGCGCCGCCTATTTCCTGCGTTTCGATGCGTTCGACCTTGCCGACGCCTTGCGAGGGGTAAACTACCAGTTCATTGACCTTGAACACGTTTGAAGGGACTCCTTGAGTAAGCTGGTGCGAAAGCGAGAAATTTCATCATACCCGAAAGCCGTTCAAGAGTCCACGCCCGGTTCTTGGGCGTTTTCCTGACGGTCCCGTTCAGGTAGGAAACTGTTGATAAACTGTTGGGCCACGCCGACTCCCCTGCGCAGGAACATGTCCAGGCCCTTGGCTGCGGCCTTGATGATTTCGGGGAGGACTTCTTCTTCATTTCGGGCGAAGGGCTCCAGCACCCAGTCGCTGATGCCCTTGTACTCGTCCTGGGGACGACCGATGCCCAGGCGCAGCCGGAAATAGTCGTTGGCGTTCAGGCACTCGGTGATGGATTCCAGGCCGCGATGCCCGTTGTTGCCGCCGCCCCGCTTGAATTTCATGCGTCCCACGGACAGGTCCAGCTCGTCATGGGCCACGATGACCTGCTGGGGCTTGAGCCCGTGGCGGCCGCAGATCTTGGACACGGCCCCGCCGGAGAGGTTCATGTAGGTCATGGGCTTGCAGAAGAGGCAGGTGGCCCCGCCGAAGGAGGCGCGCCACAGCTCATAGTCGCCGGATTCCTCCATGCGGGCCAGGCGCATGCTCTTGCGGGTCTCGCCCAGCGCGACAATGTGGTCCACCAGCATGAAACCGAAATTGTGACGGGTGTTCGCGTACTGGTCGCCCGGGTTGCCCAGGCCGCAGATGAGGCTCTTGTATTCCATAGGGGAAAGAGTGTCCTAAAACGGAAACGGGTTCAAGGAAAGGAATGCAGAAAGTCCCGGAGCGCCGCAGCGCTCCGGGACGGGAAGTCTCTTGCAGGGATTGGGAAGGGGCTATTCGCCGCCTTCTTCTTCGCCTTCTTCTTCGCCTTCAGCGTCTGCTCCGGCGGCCTTGCCCTTTTCGATGCAGGCCAGGATGGAGAAGTTCTCGTCGTAGTGAATTTCCACGCCTTCGGGAAGTTCGAGGTCTGCAACGGAGATCTTGTCGCCCATGTTGATGGCGGAGAGGTCCAGGGTGATGTGGCCCGGGATGTCCAGCGGCTTGGCCACGACTTCCACTGCATCGCGGTACTGCTGGAGCACGCCGCCGAGCTTGACGCCCGGAGAACGGCCTTCGAGCACGATGGGAACCAGGACCTTGAGCGGCTTTTCCACGTCCACGCCGAAGAAGTCGGCATGGATGGGCAGGGGCTTGATCGGGTCGTACTTGAGGCGCCAGATCATGGCCTTGACGGTTTCAGCCTTGCCGTCGCGGTCGATTTCCAGGTCGATCACCTGGGTGTTGGAAACCTTTTTCCAAGCCTTCTGCAGGGCGAGGGATTCCACCTTGACCGGGATATTGACGCCTTTCTGATCGTAGTAGACGCCGGGAACCATGCCGGTTGCGCGCAGGCGGCGGTTGGGACCTTTACCGGTCTGCTTGCGTTCGGCAACGGAAAGTTTCAAAAGATCAGCCATTTCAATTCTCCTTTATTACGTCCTGGCCGCCCCCCATGGACGGACGAACGCGGTTTTAAAAAACCTTAGATGAAAAGAACGCTCACCGACGATTCGGTGTGTACGTTGTTGATTGCTTTTGCCAGCAGGGAGGCCACGGACAGCTGCTTGATCTTGGAGCACTGCTGCTTGGCCTCATCCAGCTGGATGGTGTCGGTGACGATCACCTGCGAGAATGCGGAATCCTCCAGGCGCTGAATGGCGGGGCCGGACAGCACCGGGTGGGTTGCGCAGGCGATGACGTCGCTGGCGCCGTTGTCCATGATCACGTTGGCGGCGGCGCACATGGTGCCGGCCGTATCGATCATGTCGTCTATGACCACGGCGACCTTGTCCTTGACGTCGCCGATGATGTGCATTGCCTGGGCCTGGTTGGGCGCGTCGCGGCGCTTGTCAACGATGGCCAGGGATGCGCCGAGGCGCTTTGCATAGGCGCGTGCGCGTTCCACGCCGCCTGCGTCCGGGGAGATGATGACCATGTCGTCATCCCTGTGGCGCAGGTCCTCAAGCAGCACCGGGGCCGCGAAGAGGTTGTCCACGGGACAGTTGAAGAATCCCTGGATCTGGCCTGCGTGCAGGTCGATGGTCACCAGGCGCTGCATGCCCGCAACGGACAGGATGTCGGCCACCATCTTGGCGCTGATGGGCGCGCGGGGGACCACTTTGCGGTCCTGGCGGGCATAGCCGTAGTAGGGGACCACCGCCGTGACCCTGGATGCGCTGGCGCGCTTGAGCGCGTCGAGCATCAGGCACAGCTCCATGAGGTGGAAGTTGACCGGCGAGCTGGTGGGCTGAATTACGAAAACATCGTCGCCGCGGACATTTTCACCGATCTCGATACGAATCTCGCCGTCGCTGAATTTTTCACGCAGGACCGGGGAGAGTTTGCAGCCCAGGTGTTCGCAGATGGCTTCGGACAACTGGGTGTTTGCAGAACCGCTGATGATCTTGAGATCGCCGTGCATCCTTTCCTCTCATGGATGGTAGGATTTGGCTGGGGTGGGAGGACTCGAACCCCCGAATGACGGGACCAAAACCCGTTGCCTTACCAACTTGGCTACACCCCAGCACTAGGGAAAATCTATTCTGTTCACATGGACGCGGTGGCCTTCGCCGCGAAGCGAATCCGCAGCGGACCGTGCCTGTTTTTCGTCCCGGAAGAGACCGAACAGACTCGCGCCCGAACCGCTCATGGCCGCCGCAGTGGCGCCCTGGCGGAGCAGTTTCTCCTTTGTTTCCCGGAGAATCGGATATTTCGCGAAAACCGGGAGCTCAAAGGCGTTGAAAATGTCTACCGCCGGAACGGGAAGTGATTCCTTAGTATCGGCTGGCGCGGATGTCAAGGGCGTTGTCCCGCCTGCCCGAACTTTGCCGTTTTTCAAGTAAATCTGGTCCCATGCACCATAGGCCCAGGCCGTATTCACGTGTACATCCGGGCAGACCACTACCAGAAACATGCCCTGGAGGTCCACTTTTGCGGGTGTCAGGCGTTCGCCGATGCCCTGCGCCCAGGCGGGTTTGCCCAGCAGGAAGAAGGGAACGTCCGCTCCGAGCCGGGCGGCCAGGGCATTCAGTTTCTCCTTCGGGAGCGCCCTGTCCCCTGCGTTCTTGTTGAGCCAGGTCAGCAGGGCCGCCGCGTCCGTGCTGCCGCCGCCCAGTCCCGCGCCCATGGGGATGCGCTTGTCCAATACAATATGTAGTGGGGGCGGCGGCCGGTGGCCTCGCCGAAAGCCTCCCAGGCCTTGCGCACCAGGTTGGATTCGGTTTCCAGCTCCGGGAATCCCGGGCATTCCAGGCGGAAGCGGTCGCAATCCGTGGACACGGTCAGGGTGTCGTGGGGATCGGCCACGGGCAGGAACAGGGTCAGCAGCTCGTGATACCCGTTGTCCAGGACGTCCCGGATTTCCAGGTACAGGTTGATCTTGCAGGGAGCGGTGAGTGTTTCGGTGGTCATGGTTCGAAAAAGGGGCCCCGAAAGGGGCCCCCATGATGGTTATTTCTTCAGCGGCAGGGCGATGAAGATGTTCTGCCCCTGGCGCTTGATCAGGAACATGACCGCGCCGCGTTTCCTGCTCTGTTCCACCTGGGTCTTGAGCTGGTCGGTGTCGGTGATGTCCTGCTGGTTTGCCTGGAGGATGACGTCGCCCTGGCGCACGCCTTCCTCGGCGGCCACGGAATCCGGGGCCACATCCACCACGACGAGGCCGGTGACCTTGTCCAGGCCCAGAGCGTCGGCCTCCTGGTCGTTGGCGACCGGGCGCACGGACATGCCGAGCACGGTGGCCGCTTCGGGCTGCTTCTCGGGCTGGCCGTGTTCCACGGCCTTGTCGCCGCGTTCGCCCAGCACCACGGTGCGGTTGAGAGTCTTGCCCCCGCGCCAGAGGGTCAGCTTGACCTTGTCGCCGGGCTTGAGGCCCGCGATGCGCCGCAGCAGTTCGGAGTTGTCGGCGATGTTCTGGCCGTTGACCTTCAGGATCACGTCGCCCTGCTTGACGCCTGCCTTGTCCGCCGGGTCGCCCTCAAAGACCTGGGCAACCAGCGCGCCCCTGGGTTTTTCCAGTCCCAGGGCCTTGGCGTCGGTTTCGCTCAGGCCGCGGATGCTTACGCCGAGCCAGCCGCGCTGGATCTTCTTGCCGGACTTGAGCTGGGCGATGATGGTCTTGGCTCCGTCGCTGGGTATGGCAAAGCCCAGTCCTTCGCCCGCGGGCAGGATGGCGGTGTTGATGCCGATGACCTTGCCATCAAGGTTCAGGAGCGGGCCGCCCGAGTTGCCGGGGTTGATGCTGGCGTCGGTCTGGATGAAGTTGTCGAAGGGCCCTGCGCCGAGGATGCGGCCCTTGGCGCTGATGATGCCCTGGGTCACGGTATGGCTCAGGCCGAAGGGGTTGCCGATGGCCAGGACCCATTCGCCCACCTTGGCGTGTTCGGAATCGCCGAATTCGAGGACGGGCAGTTCCCGGTCGGCCTTGATCTTGAGCAGGGCAAGGTCGGTCTCGGGGTCGCGTCCGATGATCTTGGCCTCGTAAGCCTTCTTTTCGTTGTCGAACAGCCGCACCTTGACCGTGTCCGCCCCCTGGACGACATGGTTGTTGGTCACGATGTAGCCGTCCTTGGAGATGATGAAGCCGGAGCCCAGCGAGCTCTGTTTGCGGGGCTGGTTGGGCTGCTGCTGGAAGAATTTGTCGAACTGGTCGAAGAATTCGCGGAAGGGATGGCCTTCGGGGATCTGGTTCTTGTCTATGAACGGATTGCCCTGGCGGCCGCCTTCGACCTTGGTTTCGGTGCTGATATTTACCACGGCCTTGCCCGCGGTTTCGGCCAGATCCGTGAAGTCCGGCAGGCCGTTGGCGGCCTGCGCCAGGACCGGAACGGCCATGAGGGCAAGAAGTGCGATGGCGAGGGTTAAGCGTTTTCGGATCATGAGACCTCCTGAAGCAAACTATGGAAAGCAGAAATAATCGGACATCTTGCGTCCGAGGTGAAAGTATAGGGCTTTTATTCCGCTTGTAAATAGGGAGGTGTTATTTCTTTGGGAAGGCGGGGCGGAGGGGGCAGGGCCCGCCTGAGCGGGCCCTGGAGAGGTGTTTGGTTAGAAGGGCTGGCCGTTGTTGATGAGCAGGGAGGTGCCGAACGCCTTGTCGCCCTTTTCCCTGAAGTGACGCACCGTGCCGATGAGGGCTTTCCTGTGCGTATTGTCGCTGGAAGTCCACTCCACAATGGCGTGGCCATGAATCATGGTGTTCGAGTTCTTTTTCCAGAACTGATAGACGCGGGTGGAGTTTGCCGGGAGTTCGAATGTTCCCGTGCCGGTCGAGATCGTTTGAAAGTTGCCGCTGACGACTCTGCTGTTGTCGGCGGTGACGTCGTTGCCGTTGTGGTCGTAGACGGTCACCTTGCAGGTGACGGGGCTGCCGGTGATGTTGGTCAGAATCAGGTTGGTGTAGTCCATGTAACCATCTTTGTGTCTTGCAACCATCCCGGGAATCAGGGCTGAGCCCTTGGCGTTGAAGTCGGACTGGGCAAATGCGGGAGCTGCCATGAGCAGGACGCAGGCCAGGGCGATCAATGAAAGTGAGATGCGTTTCATGAATTTTCTCCAGAATGAAAATTGAGAGTTGAATATAAAACAACGACACAAGGCGGTTATTTATACCGCGTTGGGTATAAAATCAATGGGTGGCTGGGAAGGCGGGGCGGAGGGGCAGGGCTGCTCCCCTCCTGGCCGAATTCTATCTACTCGTGTATGCGCACTGCATTGTAACGCAGTCCCCGGTCCCCGTTGCAATGATGTCGGCCACGTTGTTTTTTTTGCCGAATTGCAGTTCCAGCGGCCCCACTTCGACGTCCCTGCCGATGATTTCGCCGGGCTCCGCATCTCGGAACAGGGCCGCGTAGCAGGTGAAGGGCAGCTTGAACTGCGTGGAGGCGTTGGCTGGGATGTCGCGTTTGCAGACCGCCGTTCTGCCGGACATGCCCACGCCTGGGTTGGCGGCTAGGCCGGAGTTGTTGTGGATCACGATGTGGTCGCCCCGATCGGGGCGCAGCGCTCCGATGCGCCGCAGTTGCTGCACGCCGTCCTTGAAAACGATTTCCCATTCCTGGCCCAGTTCGGTTTCCAGCGTCTGGGAGGCCGCGTAGAAGGAGCGGTTGTCTCCTTTGTGAGGGGCGGCGACGGTGACATCGTACGATGTTTGCCACTGCACCCCACCTCTTTCCCCTGGAAGCACGGTGGCTGTCTTCCAGGCAAGAGGGGGCGTGTTGTCGGAGCCCGGGACTTGCCCGTAAATGACCATGGTCCAGGTTCGGTCGGTTTTATTCTTCAGGTTGGTGTAATAGGTCCGCATTGCTCCTCCTTGGCTTGCTGTTGCCATAAGGCAGGAGAAGCGTATTGCTTTTCAATTATAAAAGGACCGTTGGCGAGAAGGCGGCGCCGGAACCGTGTTGGTGGTATGGAAGGGACGGGCGATGACGTTGGCCTGCACCGGTCCCGGCGCCGAATATGCGCCCAGGTTGTGATCCGGGCGAAATGTGTGTGTTGACGCCGGGCCGTGGCGTAGTGAGGAGGGCGGGCCGCCCAGCCCGGCGTCAACGAGCTTTCCGGGGCATCCCTGGGACTGGCTGCATGCATGCACGCATTTCAGTTCGCGGGGCTGCTGTTCTGCGCCGCGTCGAGATCGAGCTGCGGCGCCTGTGTTTTTAGGTGCGTGCGTAGACGCATGCCAGTTCGATGGAGTCGCCGGTCCTGATGGCGGTGACGTTGGCCACGTTGGTGCCCTGGCTGAACTGCAGCTGGATGGGGCCCACTTCGATGTTGCTGCTGATGACTTCGCCGAGTTCCACATCGCGGAACAGCGCGGCATAGTAGGTGGGGGTCACCTTGAACTGCGCCGAGGCGTTGCTCAGGATGTCGCGCTTGTAGGCGGAACCCCTGCCGGACATACCCACGCCGGGGTTGGCGGTCAGGCCGGAATTGTTGTGGATCACGATGTGGTCGCCCAGGTCGGTGCTCAGGGCGCCGATGTGCCGGAGCTGCTGCACGCCGTTTTCGAAGATGATTTCCCATTCCTGGCCCAGTTCGGTTTCCAGCGCCTGGGAGGCGGTGTAGACGCCCAGGGGCTTGAGCTGGCGGTAGTCGGCGATGGCCACGTTGTAGTAGTTCATCCAGGTCACGCCGCTGTAGCCGCTGTGGGGAACGGTGGTCTTTTTCCAGGCAACGGTGTCCAGACCCACGGAGTCCGGGAATTCCTGGTAAACGGCCATGGTCCAGGTGCGATCGGTTTCATTGCTGAAGTTGACGTAATAGTTTTCCATTGTGTTCTCCTTTTGTGGTGGTTTGTTTTTCCTTTTCCTGGGGCCAGTGGTGGTTCTCTACGTCATAGCGCCTCCTGGTTCACGTTTGAGTGGATGATTTTATTTTTGTATCTTCCTGGCGGAACATTGAAGACGCGCCTGAATTTTTTTCTGAAATGGTTTACCTTTGCGATGCCTATCGAATAGGATAGATCTTCTATTGTAATATTCTTTTCCTTGATGATCTTGTTTCTGGCTCGAAACATTTTTCCCAATCCATAAATTCGGAAAGTTTCATGCCAGTGATCTTTTTGAATTCCGTAGAGAGCTGTGATTCATTGATATGAAATTGCTCTGCAATAGAATAACGTGTCATCTGTTGAAGTCTAAAGTCGGTTGAAGTGAGAATGTACAAAGCAATGTTCTCGATCAATGTGGATTTTTTACATACGGTCATAGCTTCTCACAGTGTTGTTGTTTCAAACCTTCATCAGAGCAACAGTCGCTGTAGAATCCAGTGGTAATCGAGGAAGGTTCCCGCAGGTAGCCCCAGAAAGTTCATTGCCTGCATCTGGAGTTGTAACTTTCTGAAATTCAAGAGGATGTTTGTTTGACGATATTTATTGGGTGGATTGATATAGGATCCAGTTTTATAAAATCATCAATATTGAAAAGCGATTGGAATTGTCCCCTGAAAAGGGAGGGTGTTAATTTTCGGGGGTGTTCCGAGGGATATACAAGATGTAATGGACGGGATGTTTTCAGTGTCTCCGAAGAGGCGTTTCAGGCAGGCGCGGGAGAAGTGACTTTTGCCTTGACCTCTCCTGGAAGCCCGTATATCTAGGCTTCTCCATATTCGGCCCCGTAGCTCAGTCGGATAGAGCACAGGATTCCTAATCCTGGTGCCGCAGGTTCGATTCCTGCCGGGGTCACCATATGAAGCCTACCCGCTTGCCCATGCGAGCGGGTTTTTTTATGCAAGGTTCGACAATTCCGCAGGACAGCGGAATTGGACGTTGGCTTTTGCCAACGCCCGGAGGGCGCGCCCCAGGACGGGGCGCATCATTCCTGCCGGGGTCACCATATGAAGCCCACCCGCTTGCCCATGCGAGCGGGTTTTCTTTTGCTCCATGTTCGACAATTTGCCGCACCTGGGGCATGGTGCGGCCGTATGACGAAACCGACCACCGACAATCCGCAGCTCATCGGCGAATACCGCGCTCGCATCAACCGGGTCATGGATCATGTGGAAGCCAATATCGGCGGGGGATTCTCCCTGGAAGGGCTCGCAGGGGTGGCGGGCTTTTCCAAGTTTCATTTCAACCGCATCTTCCATTCCGTCACCGGG of Salidesulfovibrio onnuriiensis contains these proteins:
- a CDS encoding CarD family transcriptional regulator; the protein is MFKVNELVVYPSQGVGKVERIETQEIGGATAEFYIVRILSNNVTLMVPVANAKNVGLRSVSSLRTGQAIFESLKDRSDFTGYTGQNWNRRYREYSEKLKSGDLSDVAYVLKELFLIGKDKELSFGERRLLEQAMGLVTMELAYAVGRDQEEIRDDIHEMFKDVLPGEENDDEQ
- the pth gene encoding aminoacyl-tRNA hydrolase, with translation MEYKSLICGLGNPGDQYANTRHNFGFMLVDHIVALGETRKSMRLARMEESGDYELWRASFGGATCLFCKPMTYMNLSGGAVSKICGRHGLKPQQVIVAHDELDLSVGRMKFKRGGGNNGHRGLESITECLNANDYFRLRLGIGRPQDEYKGISDWVLEPFARNEEEVLPEIIKAAAKGLDMFLRRGVGVAQQFINSFLPERDRQENAQEPGVDS
- a CDS encoding 50S ribosomal protein L25 — translated: MADLLKLSVAERKQTGKGPNRRLRATGMVPGVYYDQKGVNIPVKVESLALQKAWKKVSNTQVIDLEIDRDGKAETVKAMIWRLKYDPIKPLPIHADFFGVDVEKPLKVLVPIVLEGRSPGVKLGGVLQQYRDAVEVVAKPLDIPGHITLDLSAINMGDKISVADLELPEGVEIHYDENFSILACIEKGKAAGADAEGEEEGEEEGGE
- a CDS encoding ribose-phosphate diphosphokinase, which produces MHGDLKIISGSANTQLSEAICEHLGCKLSPVLREKFSDGEIRIEIGENVRGDDVFVIQPTSSPVNFHLMELCLMLDALKRASASRVTAVVPYYGYARQDRKVVPRAPISAKMVADILSVAGMQRLVTIDLHAGQIQGFFNCPVDNLFAAPVLLEDLRHRDDDMVIISPDAGGVERARAYAKRLGASLAIVDKRRDAPNQAQAMHIIGDVKDKVAVVIDDMIDTAGTMCAAANVIMDNGASDVIACATHPVLSGPAIQRLEDSAFSQVIVTDTIQLDEAKQQCSKIKQLSVASLLAKAINNVHTESSVSVLFI
- a CDS encoding 4-(cytidine 5'-diphospho)-2-C-methyl-D-erythritol kinase, producing the protein MGAGLGGGSTDAAALLTWLNKNAGDRALPKEKLNALAARLGADVPFFLLGKPAWAQGIGERLTPAKVDLQGMFLVVVCPDVHVNTAWAYGAWDQIYLKNGKVRAGGTTPLTSAPADTKESLPVPAVDIFNAFELPVFAKYPILRETKEKLLRQGATAAAMSGSGASLFGLFRDEKQARSAADSLRGEGHRVHVNRIDFP
- a CDS encoding DegQ family serine endoprotease, with the translated sequence MIRKRLTLAIALLALMAVPVLAQAANGLPDFTDLAETAGKAVVNISTETKVEGGRQGNPFIDKNQIPEGHPFREFFDQFDKFFQQQPNQPRKQSSLGSGFIISKDGYIVTNNHVVQGADTVKVRLFDNEKKAYEAKIIGRDPETDLALLKIKADRELPVLEFGDSEHAKVGEWVLAIGNPFGLSHTVTQGIISAKGRILGAGPFDNFIQTDASINPGNSGGPLLNLDGKVIGINTAILPAGEGLGFAIPSDGAKTIIAQLKSGKKIQRGWLGVSIRGLSETDAKALGLEKPRGALVAQVFEGDPADKAGVKQGDVILKVNGQNIADNSELLRRIAGLKPGDKVKLTLWRGGKTLNRTVVLGERGDKAVEHGQPEKQPEAATVLGMSVRPVANDQEADALGLDKVTGLVVVDVAPDSVAAEEGVRQGDVILQANQQDITDTDQLKTQVEQSRKRGAVMFLIKRQGQNIFIALPLKK